Proteins co-encoded in one Oncorhynchus kisutch isolate 150728-3 linkage group LG1, Okis_V2, whole genome shotgun sequence genomic window:
- the LOC116375810 gene encoding zinc finger protein 2-like isoform X7 translates to MILFNIYCGQQDKAIPFPSTLPESPGQTSPGTALLLGLVDCRKTPGQRGGEEEKEDGDFISLRDSPDRCSLSGRGLSSGEPRQHRDADKTEKSLSGSGRFNKHRHRGIGKKPHHCCFDWGKSFAKQRELIIYQQCNTGEKPYHCSQCGKSSAASKTLKSHRIHTGERPYPCFDCGMTFSQSRALTTHQRIHTGEKPYSCDQCGKSFRNSGHLTRHKRIHTGEKPYSCDQCGKSFQKSGHLTRHQRMHTGEKPYSCDQCGKSFNQSGDLTTHQRIHTGEKPYSCDQCGKSFKNSGHLISHKRIHTGEKPYSCEECGKSFSLSGTLTTHKRIHTGEKPYSCDQCGKSFNHSGSLITHQYIHTGEKPYSCDQCGKSFNHSGNLTSHQRIHTGEKPYICIQCGKSFRKSGHLTEHQCKHTGETYYSCDQCGKSFNQLGDLTKHQRIHTGEKPYSCDQCGKSFNHSGSLVTHQRIHTGEKPYSCDQCGKGFAQDSTLTAHQRIHTGEKPYSCDQCGKSFNQSGSLTIHQRIHTGERPYSCDQCGKSFALDFNLTTHQRIHTGEKPYSCLCGKSFAHSGSLKKHQKSQTCFLSSPSSQAPVPDPFIKFQ, encoded by the exons ATGATACTGTTTAATATTTATTGTGGCCAACAGGACAAAGCTATTCcgttcccctccaccctcccGGAGTCCCCAGGTCAAACGTCTCCCGGGACCGCTTTACTGCTGGGTCTGGTTGACTGCAGGAAAACACcggggcagagaggaggagaagaagaaaaggaaGATGGAGATTTCATTTCATTAA GGGACAGCCCTGACCGTTGCTCTCTCAGCGGGAGAGGCTTGTCATCTGGGGAGCCTCGACAACATCGTGATGCTGACaagacagagaagagtctctccggATCAGGACGTTTCAATAAACACCGGCATAGAGGTATAGGGAAGAAACCTCACCACTGCTGCTTTGACTGGGGGAAGAGTTTTGCTAAACAGAGGGAATTGATCATTTACCAGCAGTGtaacactggagagaaaccgtacCACTGCTCTCAGTGCGGGAAGAGTTCAGCTGCATCTAAAACCTTAAAATCTCATAGAATTCATACAGGGGAGAGGCCTTACCCCTGCTTTGATTGTGGGATGACCTTCAGTCAATCAAGGGCCCTGACaacacaccaacgcatacacacaggagagaagccttacagctgtgatcagtgtgggaagagcttcaggaACTCAGGACACCTGACTAGACacaaacgcatacacacaggagagaagccttacagctgtgatcagtgtgggaagagcttccaGAAGTCAGGACACCTGACTAGACACCAACGCatgcacacaggagagaagccttacagctgtgatcagtgtggaaagagcttcAATCAATCAGGAGATCTGACaacacaccaacgcatacacacaggagagaagccttatagctgtgatcagtgtgggaagagcttcaagaACTCAGGACACCTGATTAGTCacaaacgcatacacacaggagagaagccttatagctgtgaagagtgtgggaagagcttttcACTGTCCGGAACTCTGACTACACacaaacgcatacacacaggagagaagccttatagctgtgatcagtgtggtaAGAGCTTCAATCATTCAGGATCCCTGATTacacatcaatacatacacacaggagagaagccttatagctgtgatcagtgtgggaagagcttcaatcattCAGGAAATCTGACTTCACACCAACgcatacatacaggagagaagccttatatcTGTattcagtgtgggaagagcttcaggaAGTCAGGACACCTGACTGAACACCAGtgcaaacacacaggagagacgtattatagctgtgatcaatgtgggaagagcttcaatcaattaggagacctgactaaacaccaacgcatacacacaggagagaagccttatagctgtgatcagtgtgggaagagcttcaatcattCAGGATCCCTGGTtacacaccaacgcatacacacag gagagaagccttatagctgtgatcagtgtgggaagggtTTTGCTCAAGATTCCACCCTGACtgcacaccaacgcatacacacaggagagaagccttatagctgtgatcagtgtgggaagagcttcaatcaatcAGGATCCCTAACTATACACCAacgaatacacactggagagagaccttatagctgtgatcagtgtgggaagagttttgctctAGATTTCAATCTGACAACACACCAgcgaatacacactggagagaaaccttactcctgtctatgtggAAAGAGCTTTGCTCATTCAGGGTCACTGAAAAAACACCAGAAATCACAAACATGTTTtctttcatctccctcctctcaggcACCGGTTCCAGATCCCTTTATAAAGTTTCAATAG
- the LOC116375810 gene encoding zinc finger protein 2-like isoform X9, producing the protein MDPDKAIPFPSTLPESPGQTSPGTALLLGLVDCRKTPGQRGGEEEKEDGDFISLRDSPDRCSLSGRGLSSGEPRQHRDADKTEKSLSGSGRFNKHRHRGIGKKPHHCCFDWGKSFAKQRELIIYQQCNTGEKPYHCSQCGKSSAASKTLKSHRIHTGERPYPCFDCGMTFSQSRALTTHQRIHTGEKPYSCDQCGKSFRNSGHLTRHKRIHTGEKPYSCDQCGKSFQKSGHLTRHQRMHTGEKPYSCDQCGKSFNQSGDLTTHQRIHTGEKPYSCDQCGKSFKNSGHLISHKRIHTGEKPYSCEECGKSFSLSGTLTTHKRIHTGEKPYSCDQCGKSFNHSGSLITHQYIHTGEKPYSCDQCGKSFNHSGNLTSHQRIHTGEKPYICIQCGKSFRKSGHLTEHQCKHTGETYYSCDQCGKSFNQLGDLTKHQRIHTGEKPYSCDQCGKSFNHSGSLVTHQRIHTGEKPYSCDQCGKGFAQDSTLTAHQRIHTGEKPYSCDQCGKSFNQSGSLTIHQRIHTGERPYSCDQCGKSFALDFNLTTHQRIHTGEKPYSCLCGKSFAHSGSLKKHQKSQTCFLSSPSSQAPVPDPFIKFQ; encoded by the exons GACAAAGCTATTCcgttcccctccaccctcccGGAGTCCCCAGGTCAAACGTCTCCCGGGACCGCTTTACTGCTGGGTCTGGTTGACTGCAGGAAAACACcggggcagagaggaggagaagaagaaaaggaaGATGGAGATTTCATTTCATTAA GGGACAGCCCTGACCGTTGCTCTCTCAGCGGGAGAGGCTTGTCATCTGGGGAGCCTCGACAACATCGTGATGCTGACaagacagagaagagtctctccggATCAGGACGTTTCAATAAACACCGGCATAGAGGTATAGGGAAGAAACCTCACCACTGCTGCTTTGACTGGGGGAAGAGTTTTGCTAAACAGAGGGAATTGATCATTTACCAGCAGTGtaacactggagagaaaccgtacCACTGCTCTCAGTGCGGGAAGAGTTCAGCTGCATCTAAAACCTTAAAATCTCATAGAATTCATACAGGGGAGAGGCCTTACCCCTGCTTTGATTGTGGGATGACCTTCAGTCAATCAAGGGCCCTGACaacacaccaacgcatacacacaggagagaagccttacagctgtgatcagtgtgggaagagcttcaggaACTCAGGACACCTGACTAGACacaaacgcatacacacaggagagaagccttacagctgtgatcagtgtgggaagagcttccaGAAGTCAGGACACCTGACTAGACACCAACGCatgcacacaggagagaagccttacagctgtgatcagtgtggaaagagcttcAATCAATCAGGAGATCTGACaacacaccaacgcatacacacaggagagaagccttatagctgtgatcagtgtgggaagagcttcaagaACTCAGGACACCTGATTAGTCacaaacgcatacacacaggagagaagccttatagctgtgaagagtgtgggaagagcttttcACTGTCCGGAACTCTGACTACACacaaacgcatacacacaggagagaagccttatagctgtgatcagtgtggtaAGAGCTTCAATCATTCAGGATCCCTGATTacacatcaatacatacacacaggagagaagccttatagctgtgatcagtgtgggaagagcttcaatcattCAGGAAATCTGACTTCACACCAACgcatacatacaggagagaagccttatatcTGTattcagtgtgggaagagcttcaggaAGTCAGGACACCTGACTGAACACCAGtgcaaacacacaggagagacgtattatagctgtgatcaatgtgggaagagcttcaatcaattaggagacctgactaaacaccaacgcatacacacaggagagaagccttatagctgtgatcagtgtgggaagagcttcaatcattCAGGATCCCTGGTtacacaccaacgcatacacacag gagagaagccttatagctgtgatcagtgtgggaagggtTTTGCTCAAGATTCCACCCTGACtgcacaccaacgcatacacacaggagagaagccttatagctgtgatcagtgtgggaagagcttcaatcaatcAGGATCCCTAACTATACACCAacgaatacacactggagagagaccttatagctgtgatcagtgtgggaagagttttgctctAGATTTCAATCTGACAACACACCAgcgaatacacactggagagaaaccttactcctgtctatgtggAAAGAGCTTTGCTCATTCAGGGTCACTGAAAAAACACCAGAAATCACAAACATGTTTtctttcatctccctcctctcaggcACCGGTTCCAGATCCCTTTATAAAGTTTCAATAG
- the LOC116375810 gene encoding zinc finger protein 2-like isoform X8, translating into MDPDKAIPFPSTLPESPGQTSSGTALLLGLVDCRKPPGQRGGEEEEKEDGDFISLRDSPDRCSLSGRGLSSGEPRQHRDADKTEKSLSGSGRFNKHRHRGIGKKPHHCCFDWGKSFAKQRELIIYQQCNTGEKPYHCSQCGKSSAASKTLKSHRIHTGERPYPCFDCGMTFSQSRALTTHQRIHTGEKPYSCDQCGKSFRNSGHLTRHKRIHTGEKPYSCDQCGKSFQKSGHLTRHQRMHTGEKPYSCDQCGKSFNQSGDLTTHQRIHTGEKPYSCDQCGKSFKNSGHLISHKRIHTGEKPYSCEECGKSFSLSGTLTTHKRIHTGEKPYSCDQCGKSFNHSGSLITHQYIHTGEKPYSCDQCGKSFNHSGNLTSHQRIHTGEKPYICIQCGKSFRKSGHLTEHQCKHTGETYYSCDQCGKSFNQLGDLTKHQRIHTGEKPYSCDQCGKSFNHSGSLVTHQRIHTGEKPYSCDQCGKGFAQDSTLTAHQRIHTGEKPYSCDQCGKSFNQSGSLTIHQRIHTGERPYSCDQCGKSFALDFNLTTHQRIHTGEKPYSCLCGKSFAHSGSLKKHQKSQTCFLSSPSSQAPVPDPFIKFQ; encoded by the exons GGGACAGCCCTGACCGTTGCTCTCTCAGCGGGAGAGGCTTGTCATCTGGGGAGCCTCGACAACATCGTGATGCTGACaagacagagaagagtctctccggATCAGGACGTTTCAATAAACACCGGCATAGAGGTATAGGGAAGAAACCTCACCACTGCTGCTTTGACTGGGGGAAGAGTTTTGCTAAACAGAGGGAATTGATCATTTACCAGCAGTGtaacactggagagaaaccgtacCACTGCTCTCAGTGCGGGAAGAGTTCAGCTGCATCTAAAACCTTAAAATCTCATAGAATTCATACAGGGGAGAGGCCTTACCCCTGCTTTGATTGTGGGATGACCTTCAGTCAATCAAGGGCCCTGACaacacaccaacgcatacacacaggagagaagccttacagctgtgatcagtgtgggaagagcttcaggaACTCAGGACACCTGACTAGACacaaacgcatacacacaggagagaagccttacagctgtgatcagtgtgggaagagcttccaGAAGTCAGGACACCTGACTAGACACCAACGCatgcacacaggagagaagccttacagctgtgatcagtgtggaaagagcttcAATCAATCAGGAGATCTGACaacacaccaacgcatacacacaggagagaagccttatagctgtgatcagtgtgggaagagcttcaagaACTCAGGACACCTGATTAGTCacaaacgcatacacacaggagagaagccttatagctgtgaagagtgtgggaagagcttttcACTGTCCGGAACTCTGACTACACacaaacgcatacacacaggagagaagccttatagctgtgatcagtgtggtaAGAGCTTCAATCATTCAGGATCCCTGATTacacatcaatacatacacacaggagagaagccttatagctgtgatcagtgtgggaagagcttcaatcattCAGGAAATCTGACTTCACACCAACgcatacatacaggagagaagccttatatcTGTattcagtgtgggaagagcttcaggaAGTCAGGACACCTGACTGAACACCAGtgcaaacacacaggagagacgtattatagctgtgatcaatgtgggaagagcttcaatcaattaggagacctgactaaacaccaacgcatacacacaggagagaagccttatagctgtgatcagtgtgggaagagcttcaatcattCAGGATCCCTGGTtacacaccaacgcatacacacag gagagaagccttatagctgtgatcagtgtgggaagggtTTTGCTCAAGATTCCACCCTGACtgcacaccaacgcatacacacaggagagaagccttatagctgtgatcagtgtgggaagagcttcaatcaatcAGGATCCCTAACTATACACCAacgaatacacactggagagagaccttatagctgtgatcagtgtgggaagagttttgctctAGATTTCAATCTGACAACACACCAgcgaatacacactggagagaaaccttactcctgtctatgtggAAAGAGCTTTGCTCATTCAGGGTCACTGAAAAAACACCAGAAATCACAAACATGTTTtctttcatctccctcctctcaggcACCGGTTCCAGATCCCTTTATAAAGTTTCAATAG